A region from the Hippoglossus hippoglossus isolate fHipHip1 chromosome 16, fHipHip1.pri, whole genome shotgun sequence genome encodes:
- the LOC117776929 gene encoding dysbindin-A-like isoform X1 produces the protein MFENFRERLHMVQQDFTTGLKTLGDKSRDTKTKRRPRFEESPPLFSAGLEILSRYEENWFLLHKRTKDCAQAAESVDGDIVMLSAHWERRRTALTQLQEELQSLPAFVSELDAITANIAHLEGDFEEMESRLIYLETLCCQCEQQTVKQNHVNQLEVYKKKKRREVEALEVELNSEHAQKVAELEQTMRQKLRDRQKVYEEAFNQDMEQYLSTGQIQQREQISRFEDNSPALQSEMEPIKPDVGVLDHMTVTNMSDQEALDDFLNSSGDDISTGSSLTSGPDPESCSSESTRSQMNQAPPTNNKPSNQDAVWGREEEAASEESDEPVVQSDEDEVQPDMSLVGLQDVERASDESDSAGDLASG, from the exons ATGTTTGAAAACTTCAGAGAAAGACTTCACATGGTGCAGCAGGATTTCACCACCGG ctTAAAGACACTTGGAGATAAATCAAGAGACACCAAAACCAAGAGAAGACCCAG GTTTGAAGAAAGCCCTCCACTTTTCAGTGCTGGACTGGAAATCCTGAGCAG GTATGAAGAGAATTGGTTTCTACTCCACAAAAGAACTAAAGACTGTGCTCAGGCTGCAGAG tcagtAGATGGGGACATAGTGATGCTCTCGGCGCACtgggagaggagaagaacagCTCTGACGCAGCTACAGGAAGAACTGCAAAGCTTGCCGGCCTTTGTTAGTGAACTCGATGCCATCACTGCTAACATAG ctCATTTGGAAGGGGACTTTGAGGAGATGGAGAGCAGGCTGATCTACCTGGAGactctgtgctgtcagtgtgaacaacagacggTCAAACAAAATCATGTCAACCAACTAGAAGTTtataagaaaaagaagag gagggaggtggaggcaCTGGAAG TGGAACTAAATTCGGAGCATGCTCAGAAGGTGGCGGAACTGGAGCAGACCATGCGCCAAAAACtgcgagacagacagaaggtCTATGAAGAAGCCTTTAACCAAGACATGGAGCAATACCTGTCCACTGGACAGATACAGCAGAGAG AACAAATCTCCAGATTTGAGGACAACAGTCCTGCTTTGCAGTCAGAGATGG AGCCAATCAAACCTGACGTGGGTGTTCTGGATCACATGACGGTAACCAACATGTCAGACCAGGAGGCTTTGGATGACTTCCTTAACTCCAGCGGTGATGACATAAGTACTGGATCATCACTGACCTCAG GTCCAGACCCCGAGTCCTGCTCCTCTGAATCTACAAGAAGCCAAATGAACCAAGCCCCTCCCACTAACAACAAACCATCCAACCAGGATGCAGTATGGGGGCGAGAAGAGGAAGCGGCCAGTGAGGAGAGTGATGAACCTGTGGTGCAGTCAGATGAGGACGAGGTTCAGCCGGACATGTCATTGGTTGGTCTGCAGGATGTTGAGAGGGCCTCTGATGAGAGTGACTCTGCAGGGGACCTGGCCTCTGGGTAA
- the LOC117776929 gene encoding dysbindin-A-like isoform X2, translated as MFENFRERLHMVQQDFTTGLKTLGDKSRDTKTKRRPRFEESPPLFSAGLEILSRYEENWFLLHKRTKDCAQAAESVDGDIVMLSAHWERRRTALTQLQEELQSLPAFVSELDAITANIAHLEGDFEEMESRLIYLETLCCQCEQQTVKQNHVNQLEVYKKKKRREVEALEVELNSEHAQKVAELEQTMRQKLRDRQKVYEEAFNQDMEQYLSTGQIQQREPIKPDVGVLDHMTVTNMSDQEALDDFLNSSGDDISTGSSLTSGPDPESCSSESTRSQMNQAPPTNNKPSNQDAVWGREEEAASEESDEPVVQSDEDEVQPDMSLVGLQDVERASDESDSAGDLASG; from the exons ATGTTTGAAAACTTCAGAGAAAGACTTCACATGGTGCAGCAGGATTTCACCACCGG ctTAAAGACACTTGGAGATAAATCAAGAGACACCAAAACCAAGAGAAGACCCAG GTTTGAAGAAAGCCCTCCACTTTTCAGTGCTGGACTGGAAATCCTGAGCAG GTATGAAGAGAATTGGTTTCTACTCCACAAAAGAACTAAAGACTGTGCTCAGGCTGCAGAG tcagtAGATGGGGACATAGTGATGCTCTCGGCGCACtgggagaggagaagaacagCTCTGACGCAGCTACAGGAAGAACTGCAAAGCTTGCCGGCCTTTGTTAGTGAACTCGATGCCATCACTGCTAACATAG ctCATTTGGAAGGGGACTTTGAGGAGATGGAGAGCAGGCTGATCTACCTGGAGactctgtgctgtcagtgtgaacaacagacggTCAAACAAAATCATGTCAACCAACTAGAAGTTtataagaaaaagaagag gagggaggtggaggcaCTGGAAG TGGAACTAAATTCGGAGCATGCTCAGAAGGTGGCGGAACTGGAGCAGACCATGCGCCAAAAACtgcgagacagacagaaggtCTATGAAGAAGCCTTTAACCAAGACATGGAGCAATACCTGTCCACTGGACAGATACAGCAGAGAG AGCCAATCAAACCTGACGTGGGTGTTCTGGATCACATGACGGTAACCAACATGTCAGACCAGGAGGCTTTGGATGACTTCCTTAACTCCAGCGGTGATGACATAAGTACTGGATCATCACTGACCTCAG GTCCAGACCCCGAGTCCTGCTCCTCTGAATCTACAAGAAGCCAAATGAACCAAGCCCCTCCCACTAACAACAAACCATCCAACCAGGATGCAGTATGGGGGCGAGAAGAGGAAGCGGCCAGTGAGGAGAGTGATGAACCTGTGGTGCAGTCAGATGAGGACGAGGTTCAGCCGGACATGTCATTGGTTGGTCTGCAGGATGTTGAGAGGGCCTCTGATGAGAGTGACTCTGCAGGGGACCTGGCCTCTGGGTAA